A stretch of the Carassius carassius chromosome 50, fCarCar2.1, whole genome shotgun sequence genome encodes the following:
- the kras gene encoding GTPase KRas isoform X1: protein MTEYKLVVVGAGGVGKSALTIQLIQNHFVDEYDPTIEDSYRKQVVIDGETCLLDILDTAGQEEYSAMRDQYMRTGEGFLCVFAINNTKSFEDIHHYREQIKRVKDSEDVPMVLVGNKCDLPSRSVDTKQAQDLARSYGIPFIETSAKTRQRVEDAFYTLVWEIRQYRLRKLSKEEKTTQCIKLKKCVLM from the exons ATGACAGAATATAAGCTTGTGGTCGTAGGGGCTGGAGGCGTGGGCAAGAGTGCTCTCACCATCCAACTCATCCAGAACCACTTTGTGGACGAATACGACCCAACCATAGAG GACTCCTACAGGAAGCAGGTGGTGATTGATGGGGAGACGTGTCTCCTGGACATCTTGGACACTGCAGGTCAGGAGGAGTACAGCGCCATGAGGGATCAGTACATGAGGACAGGAGAGGGCTTCCTCTGTGTCTTCGCCATCAATAACACCAAGTCCTTTGAGGACATTCACCACTACAG AGAGCAGATAAAACGAGTAAAGGACTCTGAGGACGTCCCCATGGTCCTGGTTGGGAATAAGTGTGATCTTCCATCCCGCAGTGTGGACACCAAGCAGGCTCAGGATTTAGCACGGAGCTACGGCATCCCATTTATAGAGACCTCAGCAAAGACGAGACag AGAGTGGAAGATGCCTTTTATACTCTGGTATGGGAAATCAGGCAATACCGGCTGAGAAAACTCAGTAAAGAAGAAAAGACAACTCAATGCATCAagcttaaaaaatgtgttttgatgtGA
- the kras gene encoding GTPase KRas isoform X2, which produces MTEYKLVVVGAGGVGKSALTIQLIQNHFVDEYDPTIEDSYRKQVVIDGETCLLDILDTAGQEEYSAMRDQYMRTGEGFLCVFAINNTKSFEDIHHYREQIKRVKDSEDVPMVLVGNKCDLPSRSVDTKQAQDLARSYGIPFIETSAKTRQGVDDAFYTLVREIRKHKEKMSKDGKKKKKKSKSKCVLM; this is translated from the exons ATGACAGAATATAAGCTTGTGGTCGTAGGGGCTGGAGGCGTGGGCAAGAGTGCTCTCACCATCCAACTCATCCAGAACCACTTTGTGGACGAATACGACCCAACCATAGAG GACTCCTACAGGAAGCAGGTGGTGATTGATGGGGAGACGTGTCTCCTGGACATCTTGGACACTGCAGGTCAGGAGGAGTACAGCGCCATGAGGGATCAGTACATGAGGACAGGAGAGGGCTTCCTCTGTGTCTTCGCCATCAATAACACCAAGTCCTTTGAGGACATTCACCACTACAG AGAGCAGATAAAACGAGTAAAGGACTCTGAGGACGTCCCCATGGTCCTGGTTGGGAATAAGTGTGATCTTCCATCCCGCAGTGTGGACACCAAGCAGGCTCAGGATTTAGCACGGAGCTACGGCATCCCATTTATAGAGACCTCAGCAAAGACGAGACag GGCGTGGACGACGCGTTTTATACTTTAGTCCGAGAAATCCGGAAGCACAAGGAGAAGATGAGCAAGGATggcaagaagaaaaagaagaaatccAAATCAAAATGTGTATTAATGTGA